From Stigmatopora argus isolate UIUO_Sarg chromosome 14, RoL_Sarg_1.0, whole genome shotgun sequence, the proteins below share one genomic window:
- the LOC144088080 gene encoding uncharacterized protein LOC144088080 isoform X2, with protein sequence MNRSPPRSLFLIRITHVRVQRSAPPFKMANEPAASPMVDCRQLRSDDLPKKDPIKFSQDTFLNEHGLLGNIKNAAITAKKEQLVDAITSCLSAKGLKPRMYTVEEVTAVKKSRQRLWTIVHPS encoded by the exons ATGAACAGAAGTCCACCAAGAAGTCTATTTTTGATACGTATTACCCATGTCAGAGTTCAAAGGTCGGCTCCACCCTTCAAAATGGCAAATGAGCCAGCTGCCAGTCCTATGGTAGACTGcaggcagctcagaagtgacgatttaccgaagaaagacccgataaAGTTCTCACAGGacacg ttcctcaacgaacacggattgctgggaaacatcaagaatgcggccataacagccaaaaaggagcaacttgtcgacgccattacgagctgtttgtcagccaa aggtttaaagccacggatgtacacggtggaagaggtgacagctgtcaagaagtcaaggcaaaggttgtggacgat tgtccacccaagttga
- the LOC144088080 gene encoding peptidyl-prolyl cis-trans isomerase FKBP3-like isoform X4, which yields MNRSPPRSLFLIRITHVRVQRSAPPFKMANEPAASPMVDCRQLRSDDLPKKDPIKFSQDTFLNEHGLLGNIKNAAITAKKEQLVDAITSCLSAKGLKPRMYTVEEVTAVKKSRQSVHPS from the exons ATGAACAGAAGTCCACCAAGAAGTCTATTTTTGATACGTATTACCCATGTCAGAGTTCAAAGGTCGGCTCCACCCTTCAAAATGGCAAATGAGCCAGCTGCCAGTCCTATGGTAGACTGcaggcagctcagaagtgacgatttaccgaagaaagacccgataaAGTTCTCACAGGacacg ttcctcaacgaacacggattgctgggaaacatcaagaatgcggccataacagccaaaaaggagcaacttgtcgacgccattacgagctgtttgtcagccaa aggtttaaagccacggatgtacacggtggaagaggtgacagctgtcaagaagtcaaggcaaag tgtccacccaagttga
- the LOC144088080 gene encoding peptidyl-prolyl cis-trans isomerase FKBP3-like isoform X5: protein MANEPAASPMVDCRQLRSDDLPKKDPIKFSQDTFLNEHGLLGNIKNAAITAKKEQLVDAITSCLSAKGLKPRMYTVEEVTAVKKSRQRLWTIVHPS from the exons ATGGCAAATGAGCCAGCTGCCAGTCCTATGGTAGACTGcaggcagctcagaagtgacgatttaccgaagaaagacccgataaAGTTCTCACAGGacacg ttcctcaacgaacacggattgctgggaaacatcaagaatgcggccataacagccaaaaaggagcaacttgtcgacgccattacgagctgtttgtcagccaa aggtttaaagccacggatgtacacggtggaagaggtgacagctgtcaagaagtcaaggcaaaggttgtggacgat tgtccacccaagttga
- the LOC144088085 gene encoding uncharacterized protein LOC144088085 isoform X2, with amino-acid sequence MECSRPTDADSASKGALASPRDSRGFELCPRHSTDVDVDEGDWQNNATMRFFDSRRLWCLSPPKVRLRDANQPPLDAWLNQDAALPVCPRTPKPLRLQVHVQVIFPGCPLEDDASLA; translated from the exons ATGGAGTGCAGCCGACCAACCGACGCCGACTCGGCAAGTAAAGGAGCACTCGCCTCACCCCGTGACAGCCGTGGGTTTGAGCTGTGTCCCCGTCACTCAACAGACGTGGATGTGGACGAGGGCGACTGGCAGAACAACGCCACCATGCGGTTCTTCGACAGCCGGCGGTTGTG gtgcctctccccgccgaaggtacgtctgcgggacgcgaaccagcctcCACTCGACG CGTGGTTAAATCAAGACGCAGCTCTTCCCGTGTGCCCCAGGACACCcaaacccttgaggttacag gtccatgtccaggtgatcttcccag gttgcccacttgaagatgatgcctctcttgcatga
- the LOC144088085 gene encoding uncharacterized protein LOC144088085 isoform X1, giving the protein MECSRPTDADSASKGALASPRDSRGFELCPRHSTDVDVDEGDWQNNATMRFFDSRRLWCLSPPKVRLRDANQPPLDAWLNQDAALPVCPRTPKPLRLQVHVQVIFPGCPLEDDASLNSLPVLVVWQLVNSVVK; this is encoded by the exons ATGGAGTGCAGCCGACCAACCGACGCCGACTCGGCAAGTAAAGGAGCACTCGCCTCACCCCGTGACAGCCGTGGGTTTGAGCTGTGTCCCCGTCACTCAACAGACGTGGATGTGGACGAGGGCGACTGGCAGAACAACGCCACCATGCGGTTCTTCGACAGCCGGCGGTTGTG gtgcctctccccgccgaaggtacgtctgcgggacgcgaaccagcctcCACTCGACG CGTGGTTAAATCAAGACGCAGCTCTTCCCGTGTGCCCCAGGACACCcaaacccttgaggttacag gtccatgtccaggtgatcttcccaggttgcccacttgaagatgatgcctctCTGAACtctcttcctgtattagttgtttggcaactcgTAAATAGTgttgttaaatga